AAAGAACATTCGGAGAAGCCGAAGGGCACTATGAACTGTATTTCGAATATCTCGACACGAAAAGGAATTCCGGCTCTGATTACTTTAACAGACTTACAGAATTCGAAAAGCAGAAAACCCAGCTGGCCGAACTGGATTTCGATCTGATAATCTGTTCCGATAATGATGCCCTGGACTTCCTCACCTCCAACGGAAAAGATTTGTTCGGTCCGGTGCCTATTGTATTCTGCGGAGTCAACAATTTCACTCCTGCCATGCTCAAGGGACAGAGGAATATTACGGGGATCACAGAATCAATTGATTTTCATGCCAATATGAAGGCCATAAGCCGTCTCCATCCCGACCGGTCTCATATCATTTTCATAGTCGACAGAACATCGACGGGAAACGCCGTAATGGAAGAGCTCCAAACCGTTGTCAAAGATTACAGCGATCAGTTCACATTCGATTACCTGAGGGATTTCTCCATCGATAACATAGACGAATCCCTGGGAAATCTCGGCGACGGGGACCTGATTTATCTTCTTGTCATGAATATCGATCAGAACGGCGTCTTCATTTCCTACAACGATGCCATATCCATGGTTCGATCCGAAGTTAATGTGCCTATATACGGATCCTGGGATTTTTATTTCGGAAAAGGAATTGTCGGAGGGATGCTTATCTCCGCGACCAGGCAGGGGGAGGAAGCCAGCCGAATCGCACTGCAGATTCTGGAAGGGACACCTCTCGATGCGATTCCCGTAGAAAAAGGGGGCGGCAATCAGTTCGTTTTCGATTACAGAGAAATGGAGAGATTCGGAATCAGTACATCCGATCTGCCGCCGGGGAGTTCTGTCAAGTATGCTCCGGAGTCGTTTTTCAGACGAAACCGGATAACCATACTGACCATAGGCATAACCGCTTCCCTGTTTCTCCTGATCATACTAATAATCAGCTTATATCTGCGAAACAGAAACAGAAGACTGGAGGAAATGAACCGCCTGCTCGACGAAAGAGTCAAGAAGGCGCTATCGGAAGTGAATACACTGAACGGGCTCCTGCCCATTTGCGCCCGGTGTAAAAAAATACGCGATGATTCGGGGTACTGGAACAGGCTGGAAACCTACATAAAAAAACACAGCAACGCCGAGTTTTCCCATGGTTTGTGTCCCGACTGCGCCGCGGAAATATATCCTGAACATTTTAATAAGAAAGAAGAGGCTTGAAAATGAAAAACAAATTGATAACAACGCTTATTTTTCTCTGTCTGCCCCTTGCCTTTGCGGCCGGCGAAGAGAGAAAGACGACCATAGGTCTCCATATACTGGGAGGCGGCCGCTATGATGATGTGAGGATGTGTGTCGGGTCACCCCAGGGCGTAAAAGGCGGCCCGATTATGGAAGTCTATCTCGACATACGCATCCCTGCCGGAGAGAGAGGGACTCTCGCTGTCAATATTCCCGTCATGCGTCCCATATTGTTCGGAGTCGCTTTTCAAATGATGCAGTTCGAGCCGCAGGTCACTTATGAGTATTTATTTCCTACGGGATCGGAGAAAATCGATATTGTTCTGGGGGGAGGATTGGGCGCTGTTTTTCATTACGGCCCCGATTATAATTCCGCACCGGAAGACAGAGGGGAATCCTTTTTTTCCGCAGGACCTTTGTTCACCGCTTCCGCCGGAATCGTTTTTCACGGCAGAAGCGGCAACTGGACTCCGGGAGTGAAAGCATTTTACGCTCCTCTATTTTCTTCCGGTTATGATAACGGCCACGTCCTGGGAGGCGGAGTGGAACTGCACTACGGCTACTAGCCGTTCTGAGCTATATGCATATAGGCCCGGTCTTTCTCGTGGGGGAAAAGATCGGGGAGCATTTTTTCGGCCCCCAGGCTGTTGGCAACCATATACCTTGCGCAGTTGAGATTATTGGTTCGGCAGTATTTCTCTTTCATTTCCTCGACCTGATCCGGCTTGTTGCCCAGTTTATCATTGAAGAAAGGACATTTTTCGATGAATTCGCAATCACCCATTTTTAAAGAACCTCTTTTGAAATTATCTTATGACTAGATATTTTTCTTCTAATAAATGATTTAGTCAAGCTTAAGTCAGGCGATATATCCGAAAAGGATTAAGAGGAGAAAGACAAATTGAGAACTGTGCCCTCTTGCTCGTTTGACGTGAAAGTGAGATCAGCGCCAATTGCCCGGGACATCAGCCTGGCGCTATAGGTCCCGAGCCCCGTCCCCGATTTTTTATTCATGGTAACGTATTTTTCAAAAAATCTCTCTTTTATCTCTTCGGGAATGACCCCTTTGTTATGGACGGAAATGGCTAGACCCGGCAAGCGAGAGATCTCTATCGTGACATCAGAATCGGATGGGGAAGCTTCTATGGCATTTTTGATCAGATTGCTCAGAACCATCTGAATGAGAATTTTTTCAGAAATAATAATCAGACTGTCATTCCGCTCCGCTCGTTTCCCGTCAATGAGAATACGGACCTTGACCTTCTTTTGGGACCGCAGTTCCGTAAGATCGGCTTCGATCTGTCTCAGCAGAGCTATGATATCGGTGTTTTCCGGATTCGGCTGCCATGTCCCTTCTTCTATTTTGTAGAGATAGCGGGAAGCTTCTATGAGCTTCTTCATAGACAGACCTGAATTTCTGATGATATTCAGATATTCCCTGTATTCTTCACTCAGGTTTTTATCGGCGAGCATGATAGCGGGAAAACCGATCACGGAATTGAGAGGCGTTTTTAAATCATGGCGTATAACCCTCTCCAGATCTGTTTTGTACCGCTCGAATTCCCTCCACTCAGTCAGATCGGTAAAGCTGACGATTTTACCGGTTATCTCTCCTTTTTCATTCGTTAGAAGAGCGCTGTATCGGGCTACGGTTCGCTCCTTCCCCTCTTTGGAAATAAGAGTCCCCACCGATTCTCCCGATTTGTCAAAATGATATTCCGAAAGAGACTGCTCCACCCGGGGAACCAGAATGGTTTCATTGACCCCGACCAATTCCTTTTTCTCATACCCGGTCAATTCCTCTGCCTTCATATTGAAATCCAGTATCCGCCCGCTCTGGTCGACGGTGTAGGCGGCACTGGGATTATGGTGGAAAATGAGTTCGGCATACTCTTTCGAGGCATTAAGCTCCCTGGTTCGTTTCTGAACCTCTTCGCTGACCTGTGAAAGGTTCCGCTCCAGAATCCAGCTGTTCAGAATATTAACCGCGGAAATAAGTATGACAAAAAACAGAGAATAGGGCAGATAAGCCTGAGAGAAAGTCTGAAGATCTCTTTTTAAAAAATACAGAACTGTCAAATAAACGACGCAATAGATGGTAATGGGAATGGAGTATCTGCGACCGCCGTATATGGAGGCAAATGAGATAATGAGAACAAAACCGAGAATCTCAACTTCCCGGAATTCTCCGACAATCTGGGAAAATGAGAGAATAAAAGTAAAAACAAACAAAACCGCCGGAACTGTAATGCGGTAATACCCCTTAAGAAGGAGGAGAATCATAATGGGACTAACCGCTCCGATCATAAAAAAACCGGGATTGTCCCAAAGATGGCCGGATAGAAAATCACTTATGGAAAAGAATATGCAGAAAATAAAAATGGCCAGGAGAATCAGTAAGAGAATAAAAGCTTTATTGCGTTCCGTGGAATCGAGAGAACTGTAATGTTTATTAAATCTGTTTTTACCCAGCATAAAGTATTGTACCCGAATTTCTCCATTCCCGTTCATTTTTTTGCGCAAGAATGCTCATAGATAGCGTGCCTGATGACCTGTTATTAATTATCTTACCTATAGGCAGAGGATTCAAACATATTAAAAAATTATCCCTTTGTTTTATAGCTTGCAAAAGAGTACAATTTCATTAGACGATGAAACAGAATGACTCTTTATCCAATATTATTCTTGTAATGATTCTTATACTTTTTACCGGGGTCGAATCCTTTTCATTCAGCTTGCTCATAATTGATTCGCAGGCAGCCGATCCCTATATCCCTGTGAGGGATTCCCTACTGGCAGAACTGGAAAGGAAGGGATTCTCCGAAGGAGGCATCCTCGATATCAGCTTATGGTCTCTCGCCAATCAGGAAGGACTGGCTAAACGGGCCTGGCTGACGGAAAAAGATAAAGATTACGATCTGATTTTTATAAACGGGACTGTGGCTGCAGCCCAATTCAGCAGTTTCGCTCTGAATAATTTCAGATATAAATTCCTTTTCGGAGCCGTCACGGATCCTGTCAGCCTGAACCTCATTAAAGATTTTTCAAGTCACCCCTATTCCAACTTTACCGGAGTTGCCTATCCTGTTCAGGTACGGGAAAGATTGAGGTTTATCATGGCCGTTCTTCCGGAAGCAAAGGATATCGGTTTTATCTATGCCGATATGTCCCAGTCCCGCAGTTATCGCAAATGGCTTGATGAAATTCTCATCGAAGAAGAATTCCAGTCGCTGAATTTTCATTTCCGCACAGTCGAATTTGTACAGAGCGAAGCCGGCCATATCAGAATGGCCATGCTATCGGAAAAATATATAATTGAACTGGATCCCATGGTGGATATCTTTCTCTCTCCCAACGACCAGATGGGTGTCCAGCCGGAGTACGCAAGAACCATTCGCCGCCTATCGGGAAAGCCGCTTATCGGCTTGGGGGAAAAGGATGTAATGGAAGAATGGGGGGCGGTCATGTCCATCTTTCCCGATCTTGAACAGATGGGAGTCCAGCTGGCCGGAATGGCGGAAAAACTTCTAACCGGTACGCAAATAGGGGAGATTATACCGCAGTGGCCCGAAACGGGTGTCGCTTTCAATCTGAAAGAAGCAGAGAGGCTGGGCATAACCATCCCTGAAGAGTATCTGCGGAAAGCGGGAGATAAGGTGATCCGGTGATGTCTCTAACTCGTCTTAAGCCTGAAGCACTTATCTCTTTCCTTGACAATGCAAACCATCAGAATAAACTTTTAATATAGGAGCCCGTAGATTTCGGGTTACCTTTTACAGGAGGAATAAATTGGAGAAGAAGATACTTGATGCCTTAAACAGACAGATAAATGAAGAAATGAATTCCATGTATATTTATATGGCGATGGCTGCCGACCTTGATGAAATGGGATGGGGCGGGATGGCCCACTGGATGAGAAAACAGGCCCAGGAGGAACTGATGCATGCCCTTAAAATCCAGGGATATGTGAAAGACAGACAGGGCCGCGTGGTATTTAAAGAGGTGAAAGAGCCGCAGTTAACCTGGAACACACCGCTGGAGCTTTTCAAAGCCGCCCTTGCCCATGAAAAGTATATTACCAGCACGATTCACAAACTGGTAAAGCTCTCGCGGGACCTCGATGATATAGCCACGGAAGTGTTTCTGAACTATTTCGTTACCGAACAGGTAGAAGAGGAAGACGCAGCCCATGAAATCGTAGACGCTCTTGAGAAAATCGGCAACAGCGCGGGTCCACTTTATCAGGTTGACTCCTGGCTGAGAAAAAGGGAATAGCCTGTCAGTGAGATCTTGAATCAGTTTTTATGCTGCTTCGATGGGGAAATCCGGCGATTGGTCTGATGAAATCGCCGGATTTTTTCAGAATCGATGCTGCGAACAATATCTCTTCAGCTGCGTATCATACGTCGGATAGACTTTTCCGATGGCTTTCTCAATTTCATTGCGGAATTCATTTTTATCGAAATCACTGACATCTAATATAACATTTTCCAACTCATTGGGACCGAAGCTGAAGCGGCCGGCAACGATACCGATAAACTCGCCCCGCTTCATGATGTAATGGAGAATCTTAAACGGTTCGGGATTAAAGCGGTTCTTGAGCGCCGCTTCGTTTGATCGCACAAGATAGTCATTTAAATCCAGCACAAATGTCTTGTCGGGAACTGTTCCGGCGCATGTGGCTATTTCATCCTCGTCGCCGGACAGAATGAATCCTTTAACGCCTGAAACTACTTTTCCCTTAAAAATCCCCTTTTCCTCAAGAGATGAGATAGCGCGCTTTATGTCTCTGTTTGAAAATCTGGTAAAGGACTTGATCATGGATTCATCCGCAAATACATTCAGAAAGGCAAAGCGTCTCAGGATCTCCTCGACGGCCTGTTCCTTTGTATAAGCATTGAGATCCAGATGAGAAAACTCATCTTCGAGAATATACCACGATCTGTCCCACTCGCCATCGACCTGGTCTTCAAAAACAATAAAGGCTTTTTGGAGCTTCTGCAGCGAAGCCGATATATGTTTGGACAGCAGACCCGTAATTTCTTTTATCATATCGATATTCATAGGGCCTTCGCTCCTGAGGATTTTCAATACGGTCATATCAATATCAGAATAAACGGAAATGTCTTTTTTATAGGCCGCCATGAAGAGGGGAAGCTCATCGGCGAAGATATATCCTATGCTTCCTCCGCGGAAACGGCCTTTGATGATAGTTCTGTCGGAGCGTAAATTATTGTTCTCTGTCCTGTCATCCCTATCGGTTCTGTATTGAATAATCGGCGGCTCTCCGGGCGTCGTCCAGAAAAGAGTCGGAACAGGCGACATGAGGCGGAACAGCTGTTCATAATCCCCCCAGTGCTCACCGTCAATTAGATTCTGTCGTTTCATTCTCAGATATGTGATGCTCTCTTTCATATTCTCCCCGTCTCTTATGTCCCGGTTTCTGTCATTTCAAATGGAATTTTACAATGATCTCCAATAAAAGTTAACAGGTCTCTGATTCCCGGTCCATAGCGGCGGATCCAGATGATTTTAAGGAATTATTCCCTTCTCCAAAGCATCGGCTTTCTTTTTCCTGTAGAGCATTGTATGAAAGCATATGAACTCTCCAAGATATCAGCGATGTCCGTCTTCGACCGCCCCAGGGAAAAGATTCTGAACAGGGGCCCCGAAGCATTGAGCGATCTCGAACTGATGGCCATTCTGATCGGCAGCGGATCCAGGCTGAACCCGGTGGAAAAACTCGCAGCAAAAGCCCTTCAGCTTGTCGACAGCGATCGGGGGATTATCCGGGCCGATGACTTTCTCGCCATCGACGGCATCGGTCCGGCTAAGGCGACCTTGCTTGCCGCATCGATGGAATTGTCCTGCGGGCGGCAAGCCTGGTGGTAGGCGCAGCAGATATCCCCGTCTGTTTTAATGTGGAAAATTTTCTACATTAACTGATGAGGTGAAAGTCTCACGTCCAGTTCTAAAGCTGATTAGAGGAGGTGATCCCTCCGTTTAGACAAAATTACAGGAGCAGAGCCAGAAAGTCTAAAAAGCCATAGCGCGAGCATATGAAACTGAAAAAGATGAAATTATATCCCGAATTTTAAATGTAGTAAATTTACCATATAACAACTTTATTCAAGCCGGGAATGTAAAAAACAAACCCAAGGGCTGTTGCAATTTTACTTTTGCTTTTGCATCAGCCCTAATTTAATACATCTATTCTATTTTACGAATGAGATTAGAACCTCTATCTGACACATAGAGTGGTCCCGAACCGGTGATGGTAATTCCTGCCGGTCCACTAAAAGTTGCCAGCACACCTACCCCATCATCAGAACCGGCAGTACTACCCCAAACCCCCAATAGTTAAATAGATAAATAGTTAAAAAGCCCGAACAGCCCGAACCCGTCTTAAGTTGTCCTTAGAGACGCTGCCCTGGAGACCAATTAGGAAGGTCTGGCTCCACGCGTTGCTACTATTGCCCTCGGACGACGACCAATAGTTGCTTTCATCGAAACCGCCAACACCGTTGTTTGAGTTTGTGCCGTCATTAACCAGGTTATCCCAGATCAGATCTAGCTCATCTTTAGACGGTAAAAACCAATCGTTAAGACCACCTCCGGTATAATTTCTGCATACCTGTGCCGCGCTTCCAGTGTGTTCGGCTTGATCTATGATTGCATTACTGTTTGCCAATCCTGTTCCTATTGCCGTTGAGGTATTGCCATTTACAGTTGTTTGTGTTGAACCGCCTTCTATCCATACCTGTGATGTACTCTGATCACTTGGCGCCGCCTCAAGTCCATGCAACCCGCCATCAGTTACGTAGAATACAATACCTACGCCACTTGGCCCGGTGTCGCCTATGGCATAAGTTACAGCCGGAGTGCCTCCTCCCATATCACACCCGGTTGCCAGCAATAACGATGCCGCAATCAAGAGACCTAAAATAATGCTCTTTTCCTTCTTCATACACGCTCCTCAAATTTTATTTTTTCCATACCATATTTTAGTATGGTATGGTTAAGACCTTATTTCTCCGCCCGCACGGATGCGGACTCTTAAGTTTGCGTCCAAGCTAAGCCCAGTCCTTGCCGCGTTAGTCGTTGTAGACGTAGGTTGTTCACAACTCATAAAGATAAAAAACATCAAAAATAATAAAAGAATAAAGATTTTTTTTCATACTCACTCCCATAAAAACTTTTTATATTAATGAATCCTGTTTCATATTAAAGCCACGTCTACATTGAGTTTATAAATAACAAATATTTTAAAGCCTAATAACAACTAAGGAAGGAAACATCATATTGTAAATTTTAAGATATTGAATTTATTTCATTTGAGATTTGTCTGTAGTGTTTTACGAAAAACAATGTAGTGTCGGGTGAAATTTACTTTAAATAAGATTTATTTTTAAAAAGAAACTGAATAAGTTCCGAATTATCTGAAACTCTAAGTTTTTCCATTATTCGTTTCTTATAAGTA
This window of the Spirochaeta isovalerica genome carries:
- a CDS encoding UPF0758 domain-containing protein — encoded protein: MKAYELSKISAMSVFDRPREKILNRGPEALSDLELMAILIGSGSRLNPVEKLAAKALQLVDSDRGIIRADDFLAIDGIGPAKATLLAASMELSCGRQAWW
- a CDS encoding DUF1566 domain-containing protein — protein: MKKEKSIILGLLIAASLLLATGCDMGGGTPAVTYAIGDTGPSGVGIVFYVTDGGLHGLEAAPSDQSTSQVWIEGGSTQTTVNGNTSTAIGTGLANSNAIIDQAEHTGSAAQVCRNYTGGGLNDWFLPSKDELDLIWDNLVNDGTNSNNGVGGFDESNYWSSSEGNSSNAWSQTFLIGLQGSVSKDNLRRVRAVRAF
- a CDS encoding ferritin, whose product is MEKKILDALNRQINEEMNSMYIYMAMAADLDEMGWGGMAHWMRKQAQEELMHALKIQGYVKDRQGRVVFKEVKEPQLTWNTPLELFKAALAHEKYITSTIHKLVKLSRDLDDIATEVFLNYFVTEQVEEEDAAHEIVDALEKIGNSAGPLYQVDSWLRKRE
- a CDS encoding ABC transporter substrate-binding protein — encoded protein: MILILFTGVESFSFSLLIIDSQAADPYIPVRDSLLAELERKGFSEGGILDISLWSLANQEGLAKRAWLTEKDKDYDLIFINGTVAAAQFSSFALNNFRYKFLFGAVTDPVSLNLIKDFSSHPYSNFTGVAYPVQVRERLRFIMAVLPEAKDIGFIYADMSQSRSYRKWLDEILIEEEFQSLNFHFRTVEFVQSEAGHIRMAMLSEKYIIELDPMVDIFLSPNDQMGVQPEYARTIRRLSGKPLIGLGEKDVMEEWGAVMSIFPDLEQMGVQLAGMAEKLLTGTQIGEIIPQWPETGVAFNLKEAERLGITIPEEYLRKAGDKVIR
- a CDS encoding sensor histidine kinase, with translation MLGKNRFNKHYSSLDSTERNKAFILLLILLAIFIFCIFFSISDFLSGHLWDNPGFFMIGAVSPIMILLLLKGYYRITVPAVLFVFTFILSFSQIVGEFREVEILGFVLIISFASIYGGRRYSIPITIYCVVYLTVLYFLKRDLQTFSQAYLPYSLFFVILISAVNILNSWILERNLSQVSEEVQKRTRELNASKEYAELIFHHNPSAAYTVDQSGRILDFNMKAEELTGYEKKELVGVNETILVPRVEQSLSEYHFDKSGESVGTLISKEGKERTVARYSALLTNEKGEITGKIVSFTDLTEWREFERYKTDLERVIRHDLKTPLNSVIGFPAIMLADKNLSEEYREYLNIIRNSGLSMKKLIEASRYLYKIEEGTWQPNPENTDIIALLRQIEADLTELRSQKKVKVRILIDGKRAERNDSLIIISEKILIQMVLSNLIKNAIEASPSDSDVTIEISRLPGLAISVHNKGVIPEEIKERFFEKYVTMNKKSGTGLGTYSARLMSRAIGADLTFTSNEQEGTVLNLSFSS
- a CDS encoding ABC transporter substrate-binding protein yields the protein MNRKPLVFLLVLLLSLLPVFSGNTASKQILVMHSYHQGLLWTDSITEAVKRTFGEAEGHYELYFEYLDTKRNSGSDYFNRLTEFEKQKTQLAELDFDLIICSDNDALDFLTSNGKDLFGPVPIVFCGVNNFTPAMLKGQRNITGITESIDFHANMKAISRLHPDRSHIIFIVDRTSTGNAVMEELQTVVKDYSDQFTFDYLRDFSIDNIDESLGNLGDGDLIYLLVMNIDQNGVFISYNDAISMVRSEVNVPIYGSWDFYFGKGIVGGMLISATRQGEEASRIALQILEGTPLDAIPVEKGGGNQFVFDYREMERFGISTSDLPPGSSVKYAPESFFRRNRITILTIGITASLFLLIILIISLYLRNRNRRLEEMNRLLDERVKKALSEVNTLNGLLPICARCKKIRDDSGYWNRLETYIKKHSNAEFSHGLCPDCAAEIYPEHFNKKEEA